A part of Variovorax sp. HW608 genomic DNA contains:
- a CDS encoding excinuclease ABC subunit UvrA, protein MKPTPDDAYLGAVLAQQRISIRGARTHNLKNVDLDIPRNKLVVITGLSGSGKSSLAFDTLYAEGQRRYVESLSAYARQFLQLMDKPDVDVIEGLSPAISIEQKATSHNPRSTVGTVTEIHDYLRLLYARAGTPYCPDHGLPLQAQTVSQMVDAVLAIPEPRRAAPSGESPLGGQRGHESAERGGERSGPRLMILAPVARDKKGEFLELFAEMQAQGYIRFRVDGQTYEYNDLPKLKKTEKHDIDVVIDRLRARPDMQQRLAESFEAALRLADGRAIALEMDAPATEPPASGLPPAREHLFNAKFACPICHYSLAELEPRLFSFNSPVGACPTCDGLGNREFFDPARVVAFPSLSLASGAVKGWDRRNGYYFSMLESVAKHYKFDLDRPFEELPASVQQTVLNGSAEEEIKFSYVMESGQQAGKKLVRKHPFEGIIPNMERRYRETDSAMVREDLSRFRNLQPCPDCEGTRLRREARNVFLVDDAGPEPRRMAIYEISRATLRESFDYFRALHLRGAKAEIADKVVREIGLRLKFLNDVGLNYLSLDRSAETLSGGEAQRIRLASQIGSGLTGVMYVLDEPSIGLHQRDNDRLIGTLKHLRDIGNSVIVVEHDEDMIHAADHIIDMGPGAGVHGGRVMAQGSYAQVAGNPDSLTGQYLSGQKKIAVPARRTPWLPVVTKAAPETAKKASRFPPSAAAERRAAREAAHLATQSDVQEIRVVGATGNNLKNVGVAFPVGLLTCVTGVSGSGKSTLVNDTLYTAVARTLYRAHEEPAPHEAIEGIEYFDKVISVDQSPIGRTPRSNPATYTGLFTPIRELMAETHTARERGYGPGRFSFNVAGGRCEACQGDGVVKVEMHFLPDVYVPCEVCHGQRYNRETLEVQYKGRNIAQILDMTVEAAYEFLKAVPTIERKLRTLLDVGLSYIKLGQAATTLSGGEAQRVKLALELSKRDTGRTLYILDEPTTGLHFADIELLLKVLHQLRDAGNTIVVIEHNLDVIKTADWLVDMGPEGGAGGGTVVGVGTPETIAANDASHTGRYLKRLLPG, encoded by the coding sequence GTGAAACCCACCCCCGATGACGCCTATCTCGGTGCCGTGCTCGCGCAGCAGCGCATCAGCATTCGCGGCGCACGCACGCACAACCTCAAGAACGTCGACCTCGACATTCCGCGCAACAAGCTGGTGGTGATCACCGGCCTGTCGGGGTCGGGCAAGTCGAGCCTCGCGTTCGACACGCTGTACGCCGAAGGGCAGCGCCGCTACGTGGAGAGCCTCTCGGCCTATGCGCGGCAGTTCCTGCAGCTGATGGACAAGCCGGACGTCGACGTCATCGAAGGCCTGTCGCCGGCGATCAGCATCGAGCAGAAGGCCACCAGCCACAACCCGCGCTCCACCGTGGGCACGGTGACCGAGATCCACGACTACCTGCGCCTGCTGTACGCGCGCGCCGGCACGCCCTACTGCCCCGACCACGGCCTGCCGCTGCAGGCGCAGACGGTGAGCCAGATGGTGGATGCGGTGCTCGCGATCCCCGAGCCGCGCCGGGCCGCCCCAAGCGGCGAGAGCCCCCTCGGGGGGCAGCGAGGACACGAAAGTGCCGAGCGTGGGGGCGAACGGTCCGGCCCGCGCCTGATGATCCTGGCGCCGGTGGCGCGCGACAAGAAGGGCGAATTCCTCGAACTCTTCGCCGAGATGCAGGCGCAGGGCTACATCCGCTTCCGGGTCGACGGGCAGACCTACGAATACAACGACCTGCCCAAGCTCAAGAAGACCGAGAAGCACGACATCGACGTGGTGATCGACCGCCTGCGCGCGCGCCCCGACATGCAGCAGCGCCTCGCCGAGAGCTTCGAGGCCGCGCTGCGCCTGGCCGACGGCCGCGCGATCGCGCTGGAAATGGATGCGCCCGCGACCGAGCCGCCGGCCTCCGGACTGCCGCCCGCGCGCGAGCATCTCTTCAACGCGAAGTTCGCCTGCCCGATCTGCCACTACTCGCTGGCCGAGCTCGAACCGCGCCTGTTTTCCTTCAACTCGCCCGTCGGCGCCTGCCCGACCTGCGACGGCCTGGGCAACCGGGAGTTCTTCGACCCGGCGCGCGTGGTCGCCTTTCCGTCGCTGAGCCTCGCGAGCGGCGCGGTGAAGGGCTGGGACCGCCGCAACGGCTACTACTTCAGCATGCTGGAGAGCGTCGCCAAGCACTACAAGTTCGACCTCGACAGGCCCTTCGAGGAGCTGCCCGCGTCGGTGCAGCAGACCGTGCTGAACGGCTCGGCAGAGGAAGAGATCAAGTTCAGCTACGTGATGGAGAGCGGCCAGCAGGCCGGCAAGAAGCTGGTGCGCAAGCACCCCTTCGAAGGGATCATCCCGAACATGGAGCGCCGCTACCGCGAGACCGATTCGGCGATGGTGCGCGAAGACCTCTCGCGCTTCCGCAACCTCCAGCCCTGCCCCGACTGCGAAGGCACCCGGCTTCGGCGCGAGGCGCGCAACGTGTTCCTGGTGGACGACGCGGGCCCCGAGCCGCGCCGCATGGCGATCTACGAGATCAGCCGCGCCACGCTGCGCGAGAGCTTCGATTACTTCCGCGCACTGCATCTGCGCGGCGCCAAGGCCGAGATCGCCGACAAGGTGGTGCGCGAGATCGGGCTGCGCCTCAAGTTCCTCAACGACGTCGGCCTCAACTACCTGAGCCTCGACCGCAGCGCCGAGACGCTGTCCGGCGGCGAGGCGCAGCGCATCCGTCTTGCGTCGCAGATCGGCTCCGGTCTCACCGGCGTGATGTACGTGCTCGACGAGCCCAGCATCGGCCTGCACCAGCGCGACAACGACCGCCTCATCGGCACGCTGAAGCACCTGCGCGACATCGGCAACAGCGTCATCGTGGTCGAGCACGACGAGGACATGATCCACGCCGCCGACCACATCATCGACATGGGCCCCGGCGCCGGCGTGCATGGCGGGCGCGTGATGGCGCAGGGCAGCTACGCGCAGGTCGCGGGCAATCCGGATTCACTCACCGGGCAATACCTCTCGGGCCAGAAGAAGATCGCCGTGCCGGCGCGTCGCACGCCCTGGCTGCCGGTCGTCACCAAGGCCGCGCCGGAGACGGCGAAGAAGGCGTCGCGTTTTCCGCCGAGCGCCGCCGCCGAGCGCCGCGCCGCGCGCGAAGCCGCGCATCTCGCGACGCAGAGCGACGTGCAGGAAATCCGCGTCGTCGGCGCGACCGGCAACAACCTCAAGAACGTCGGCGTGGCCTTTCCGGTCGGCCTGCTGACCTGCGTCACCGGCGTCTCGGGTTCGGGCAAGTCGACGCTGGTCAACGACACGCTCTACACCGCCGTGGCGCGCACGCTCTATCGCGCGCACGAGGAGCCGGCCCCGCACGAGGCGATCGAGGGCATCGAGTACTTCGACAAGGTCATCAGCGTCGACCAGTCGCCGATCGGCCGCACGCCGCGCAGCAACCCGGCCACCTACACCGGCCTCTTCACGCCGATCCGCGAACTCATGGCCGAGACCCACACCGCGCGCGAACGCGGCTACGGCCCGGGCCGCTTCAGCTTCAACGTCGCCGGCGGCCGCTGCGAAGCCTGCCAGGGCGACGGGGTGGTGAAGGTCGAGATGCACTTCCTGCCCGACGTCTACGTGCCCTGCGAGGTGTGCCACGGCCAGCGCTACAACCGCGAGACGCTGGAGGTGCAGTACAAGGGCCGCAACATCGCGCAGATCCTCGACATGACGGTGGAGGCCGCATACGAATTCCTGAAGGCCGTGCCCACGATCGAACGCAAGCTGCGCACGCTGCTCGATGTGGGCCTGAGCTACATCAAGCTGGGCCAGGCGGCCACGACGCTGTCGGGCGGCGAAGCGCAGCGCGTGAAGCTCGCGCTCGAACTCAGCAAGCGCGACACCGGCCGCACGCTCTACATCCTCGACGAGCCGACCACCGGCCTGCACTTCGCGGACATCGAGCTGCTGCTCAAGGTGCTGCACCAGCTGCGTGACGCAGGCAACACGATCGTGGTGATCGAGCACAACCTCGATGTGATCAAGACCGCCGACTGGCTGGTCGACATGGGCCCCGAAGGCGGCGCCGGCGGCGGCACGGTGGTGGGCGTCGGCACGCCGGAGACGATTGCCGCGAACGACGCGAGCCACACCGGGCGCTATCTCAAGCGCCTGCTGCCCGGCTGA
- the atpE gene encoding F0F1 ATP synthase subunit C: MNGFDILPLAAGLLIGIAAVGSCLGIGIVGSKLLEGTARQPELKDTLQTQFFLIAGVTDAAFIIATGIGLWFATANPFRG, from the coding sequence ATGAACGGCTTCGACATCCTCCCCCTCGCTGCAGGTCTTCTCATCGGCATCGCCGCCGTGGGCTCATGCCTCGGCATCGGCATCGTCGGGTCGAAGCTGCTCGAAGGCACGGCACGCCAGCCGGAACTCAAGGACACGCTGCAGACGCAGTTCTTTCTGATCGCGGGCGTGACCGACGCGGCCTTCATCATCGCCACGGGCATCGGCCTGTGGTTTGCCACGGCCAACCCATTCCGCGGCTGA
- a CDS encoding response regulator transcription factor: MQSVVVVDGHPAIRLAVRTALTATGQFEVIAEAGDGPSALEIIRELEPELVVLDLDLPRLNGLDVIERVRKALPETKLVVLSGQEESIFGVRAVKAGANAFISKSEDLQRLVHAAHAAVAGYSIVATSILTSQSQLLDGTRPNVLIRRLSDREITVLQHLARGLSNKEIAEILLISNKTISGYKARIFEKLHISSLVELVDFSRTHHLVT, from the coding sequence ATGCAATCTGTCGTCGTCGTCGATGGGCATCCGGCAATCCGGCTCGCGGTTCGGACCGCCCTGACCGCCACGGGCCAGTTCGAAGTCATCGCAGAGGCCGGCGACGGCCCCTCGGCCCTCGAGATCATCCGCGAGTTGGAGCCGGAGTTGGTGGTCCTCGATCTCGATCTGCCGCGATTGAACGGGCTCGACGTGATCGAGCGGGTGCGCAAGGCGCTGCCCGAGACCAAGCTGGTCGTGCTGTCGGGTCAGGAAGAGTCGATCTTCGGGGTCCGTGCGGTCAAGGCCGGCGCGAATGCCTTCATCAGCAAGTCCGAGGACCTGCAGCGGCTCGTCCATGCGGCGCACGCCGCCGTCGCGGGCTACAGCATCGTCGCGACGTCGATCCTGACTTCGCAGTCGCAACTGCTGGACGGCACGCGCCCGAATGTCCTGATCCGTCGGCTTTCGGACCGGGAGATCACGGTGCTCCAGCATCTCGCACGCGGGCTGAGCAACAAGGAAATCGCCGAGATCCTGCTCATCAGCAACAAGACGATCAGCGGCTACAAGGCGCGGATCTTCGAGAAGCTGCATATCTCCAGCCTGGTCGAGCTGGTGGATTTTTCTCGCACGCACCACCTCGTGACCTGA
- a CDS encoding acyl-CoA thioesterase, whose protein sequence is MTDPATAARLVDDLVELMHLEPLGEDRFLAQSEDIGTPAVYGGQVLGQSLMAACRTVGADRPVHSMHAYFLLPGEHAPIEYAVDRVRDGRNFTARHVVARQGERIIFEMSASFQTVDKGIEHQLQMPELDGPEGLPSELDQRIALGERLPAYFRAKGLSPHGIEYRRVEPDDPLDPAPRPSESAVWMRAIAPLPDDPLVHRALLAYASDHGLLRAAMLPHGLSFMSGQVRPASLDHAMWFHRDFRMDEWLLYVLDSPSAGGARGFCRGSVFTRDGRLVASTAQEGMLRILPKGSLLSSAGRAAPI, encoded by the coding sequence ATGACCGACCCCGCAACCGCCGCCCGCCTCGTCGACGATCTCGTCGAGCTGATGCACCTCGAACCCCTGGGCGAAGACCGATTCCTCGCGCAAAGCGAGGACATCGGCACCCCGGCCGTCTACGGCGGCCAGGTGCTCGGACAGTCGCTGATGGCGGCGTGCCGCACCGTCGGCGCCGATCGGCCGGTGCATTCGATGCACGCCTATTTCCTGTTGCCCGGCGAACATGCGCCGATCGAATACGCGGTGGACCGCGTGCGCGACGGCCGCAACTTCACTGCGCGGCACGTGGTCGCGCGGCAAGGCGAGCGGATCATCTTCGAGATGTCGGCCTCGTTCCAGACCGTGGACAAGGGCATCGAGCACCAGCTCCAGATGCCCGAGCTGGACGGCCCCGAGGGCCTGCCGAGCGAGCTCGACCAGCGCATCGCGCTCGGCGAGCGCCTGCCGGCGTACTTCCGCGCCAAGGGCCTCTCGCCGCACGGCATCGAATACCGCCGCGTCGAGCCCGACGATCCGCTCGACCCGGCGCCGCGCCCTTCCGAAAGCGCAGTCTGGATGCGTGCCATTGCGCCGCTGCCGGACGACCCGCTGGTCCATCGCGCCTTGCTCGCCTATGCCTCGGACCATGGCCTGCTGCGTGCCGCAATGCTGCCGCACGGCCTGAGCTTCATGAGCGGGCAGGTGCGCCCCGCGAGCCTCGACCACGCGATGTGGTTCCACCGCGATTTCCGTATGGACGAGTGGCTGCTCTACGTGCTGGATTCGCCGAGCGCGGGCGGCGCACGCGGCTTCTGCCGCGGCAGCGTGTTCACGCGCGACGGCCGGCTGGTCGCATCCACCGCGCAGGAAGGGATGCTGCGCATCCTGCCCAAGGGAAGCTTGCTGTCGAGCGCGGGCCGCGCCGCGCCGATCTAG
- the ssb gene encoding single-stranded DNA-binding protein, with the protein MASVNKVILVGNLGRDPETRTFPSGDQVCNVTLATTDKWKDKQSGEMREATEWHRLVFNGRLAEIAAQYLRKGSQIYVEGQIRTRKYTDKDGVEKYATDIRVDQMQMLGSRQGQGAPSSDDDGYGGGGGYGGGGGGGGGGGGYSRAPAAAPRAPAPAPRQAPSKSSTGFDDMDDDIPF; encoded by the coding sequence ATGGCATCGGTCAACAAAGTCATTCTCGTCGGCAATCTCGGACGCGATCCGGAAACACGTACCTTCCCGAGCGGCGATCAGGTGTGCAACGTCACCCTCGCCACCACGGACAAGTGGAAGGACAAGCAAAGCGGCGAAATGCGCGAGGCCACCGAGTGGCACCGGCTGGTGTTCAACGGCCGTCTCGCCGAGATCGCGGCGCAGTACCTGCGCAAGGGTTCGCAGATCTACGTCGAAGGCCAGATCCGCACCCGCAAGTACACCGACAAGGACGGCGTCGAGAAGTACGCCACGGACATCCGCGTCGACCAGATGCAGATGCTCGGCAGCCGCCAGGGCCAGGGTGCGCCTTCGAGCGACGACGATGGCTACGGCGGTGGTGGCGGCTACGGTGGTGGTGGCGGTGGCGGTGGCGGTGGCGGTGGCTATTCGCGTGCCCCCGCAGCGGCTCCCCGGGCACCCGCACCGGCGCCGCGCCAAGCGCCTTCGAAGTCGTCGACGGGCTTCGATGACATGGACGACGACATTCCGTTCTGA
- a CDS encoding ATP-binding protein, translating into MELKFNALTRAIERSGATTTVLACVLAVASYFFGQPMAIELHWFWMALGTVCMVSLSALQFVRAQRIQRHEDELHAILDAVPHVLFFKDTQFRYRTINAEFARTFRLDPQAAVGQRDRDLFGPGLEERFVAQDRELLASRSARTFDEEIEVTGSGLRQVQSRKQPVYDRRGKPRGIVGVAIDVTEQKAGERRLSEAKLEAERALAELEQSRTDLELALGVGGLGVWRSVSRMGAGARLTDPAFRDTIVTADRKLRDICGYTEDEPLTYWDLLMRTHPEDRQRVSGALEDTYLERRGEYSQQFRIRRPDGVQRTLELRGNMSVHDEPGEGEGDKGTIVSFIGIAKDISEEEALKASLVTKAEEARSAVDAKAHFLAMMSHEVRTPLNGVLGMIDLVLDTPLEDEQRTMLMRCRESSMSLLTIINDILDFSKIEARMLDIESRPLSLASLVEDVCASFGAETARKAIGLGFQVDAAIPQFVVGDAVRLRQVLTNLIGNAIKFTHRGEVRLEVLRTAQGELELAVQDTGIGIDPRAVKTLFEPFRQADIATTRRYGGTGLGLTIVRQLVELMHGSVRCESALGVGSRFIVTLPLRPWVPSVGAAPGRSAPHRLAIDAAARQQQQPAAPARSSPDALPAGRGQRVLLAEDHPINREVITRQLLKLGYACDCAEDGQQAWEMLEAAQAGGAGYAMLLTDCHMPRLDGYELTRRLRHSEAARGLPRLPIVALTANALQGEAERCLALGMDAYLSKPLQIGDLREALSKVLLRQGAAAQQEGAGQAGAGAAGSAAAAPAARYTRLMQLCDGDAAKVARLVGVFVTATEKDLQAMDRAAAAADHAVLRQLAHRLSSACHQLDEDQAVRAFQAVENGDSDPTALALYPAARSELANVMQRAKAFAGMHA; encoded by the coding sequence ATGGAGCTCAAGTTCAACGCATTGACGCGGGCGATCGAACGCAGCGGCGCGACCACGACGGTGCTGGCCTGCGTGCTTGCGGTGGCGAGCTACTTCTTCGGCCAGCCCATGGCCATCGAACTGCACTGGTTCTGGATGGCGCTGGGGACCGTCTGCATGGTGAGCCTTTCGGCGCTGCAGTTCGTGCGCGCGCAGCGCATCCAGCGCCACGAGGACGAACTCCACGCGATCCTGGATGCGGTGCCGCACGTCCTGTTCTTCAAGGACACGCAGTTCCGCTACCGGACGATCAATGCGGAATTCGCGCGCACCTTCCGTCTCGACCCGCAGGCGGCGGTCGGCCAGCGGGACCGGGACCTGTTCGGGCCCGGGCTCGAAGAGCGCTTCGTGGCCCAGGACCGCGAACTCCTCGCCTCGCGCTCGGCGCGCACCTTCGACGAAGAGATCGAGGTCACCGGTTCTGGCCTGCGCCAGGTGCAGTCCCGCAAGCAGCCGGTGTACGACCGCCGCGGCAAGCCGCGCGGCATCGTCGGCGTTGCCATCGATGTCACGGAGCAGAAGGCGGGCGAGCGCCGGCTCAGCGAAGCGAAGCTCGAAGCCGAGCGTGCGCTTGCCGAACTCGAGCAATCGCGCACCGATCTCGAACTCGCGCTCGGCGTCGGCGGGCTCGGCGTCTGGCGCTCCGTGTCGCGGATGGGCGCGGGGGCGCGCCTCACGGACCCGGCCTTCCGGGACACCATCGTCACGGCCGACCGGAAGCTGCGGGACATCTGCGGCTACACGGAGGACGAGCCGCTCACCTACTGGGATCTGCTCATGCGCACGCATCCCGAGGATCGCCAGCGAGTGTCCGGGGCGCTGGAGGACACCTATCTCGAGCGCCGGGGCGAATACAGCCAGCAGTTCCGCATCCGCCGCCCCGACGGCGTGCAGCGCACGCTGGAGCTGCGCGGCAACATGTCGGTGCACGACGAGCCGGGCGAAGGCGAAGGCGACAAGGGCACGATCGTGTCCTTCATCGGCATCGCCAAGGACATCTCGGAGGAGGAAGCCCTCAAGGCGAGCCTGGTGACCAAGGCCGAGGAGGCGCGCTCGGCGGTGGACGCCAAGGCCCACTTCCTGGCCATGATGAGCCACGAGGTGCGCACGCCCCTGAACGGCGTGCTGGGCATGATCGACCTGGTGCTGGACACGCCCCTGGAGGACGAGCAGCGCACCATGCTGATGCGCTGCCGCGAGTCGTCGATGTCGCTTTTGACCATCATCAACGACATCCTGGACTTCTCCAAGATCGAGGCGCGCATGCTGGACATCGAGAGCCGGCCGCTGTCGCTGGCCAGCCTGGTGGAAGACGTCTGCGCCAGCTTCGGCGCCGAGACCGCGCGCAAGGCCATCGGGCTGGGCTTTCAGGTCGATGCGGCGATCCCGCAGTTCGTGGTGGGTGATGCGGTGCGGCTGCGCCAGGTGCTCACCAACCTGATCGGCAATGCGATCAAGTTCACCCACCGCGGCGAGGTGCGGCTAGAGGTGCTGCGCACCGCCCAGGGCGAGCTGGAGCTGGCCGTGCAGGACACCGGCATCGGCATCGATCCGCGGGCGGTCAAGACGCTGTTCGAGCCCTTCCGCCAGGCCGACATCGCCACCACGCGGCGCTATGGCGGCACCGGCCTGGGGCTGACCATCGTGCGCCAGCTGGTGGAGCTGATGCACGGCAGCGTGCGCTGCGAGAGCGCGCTGGGCGTGGGCAGCCGCTTCATCGTGACCTTGCCGCTGCGCCCGTGGGTGCCCAGCGTGGGCGCCGCGCCCGGGCGCAGTGCGCCGCACCGGCTGGCCATCGATGCGGCGGCCCGGCAGCAGCAGCAGCCGGCGGCGCCCGCCCGGAGCTCGCCCGACGCCCTGCCGGCCGGCCGGGGCCAGCGCGTGCTGCTGGCCGAGGACCACCCGATCAACCGCGAGGTCATCACCCGCCAGCTGCTCAAGCTGGGCTACGCCTGCGACTGCGCCGAGGACGGCCAGCAGGCCTGGGAGATGCTGGAGGCGGCGCAGGCGGGCGGCGCGGGCTACGCCATGCTGCTGACGGACTGCCACATGCCGCGGCTGGACGGCTACGAGCTGACCCGGCGGCTGCGCCACAGCGAGGCTGCCCGGGGCCTGCCGCGGCTGCCGATCGTGGCGCTGACGGCCAATGCGCTGCAGGGCGAGGCCGAGCGCTGCCTGGCGCTGGGCATGGATGCGTATCTGTCCAAGCCGCTGCAGATCGGGGACCTGCGCGAGGCGCTGTCGAAGGTGCTGCTGCGCCAGGGGGCGGCGGCGCAGCAGGAAGGCGCCGGCCAGGCCGGTGCGGGGGCCGCGGGCAGTGCTGCCGCCGCCCCGGCGGCGCGCTACACCCGGCTCATGCAGCTGTGCGATGGCGATGCGGCCAAGGTCGCCCGGCTGGTGGGCGTCTTCGTGACGGCCACCGAAAAGGACCTGCAGGCGATGGACCGGGCCGCCGCCGCGGCCGACCACGCGGTGCTGCGCCAGCTCGCGCACCGCCTGAGCTCGGCCTGCCACCAGCTCGACGAGGACCAGGCGGTGCGCGCCTTCCAGGCCGTGGAGAACGGCGACTCCGACCCGACGGCGCTCGCGCTCTATCCGGCCGCTCGCTCGGAGCTCGCGAACGTCATGCAGCGCGCGAAGGCGTTCGCCGGCATGCACGCCTGA